One window of the Granulicella arctica genome contains the following:
- a CDS encoding SDR family oxidoreductase, whose product MNEDLVLVTGGSGFVGAHCIDQLLRAGYRVRTTIRSLKREADVRGMLNVAGSPRQDALSFVAADLSGDAGWTDAVAGCRFVLHVASPFPAKAPKHEDELIIPAREGTLRILRAARDAGVERVVLTSSFVAIGYGQKPRTAPFDERDWTDLKGSGLTAYAKSKTIAEHAAWDFIASEGNGLELSVINPVGIFGPALGPDYATSVEIVQRFLDGAVPVCPRISFGGVDVRDVADLHIRAMTSPAAKGERFLAVAGDVIKLIDVAMILKKRLGPIARRVPTREMPDWLVRLLARFMPDLRLIAPELGNVRNLTNAKAKRILNWTPRSNEDCIVATAESLQRLGLLKA is encoded by the coding sequence ATGAACGAAGATCTCGTACTCGTCACTGGCGGCTCCGGATTTGTGGGCGCCCACTGTATCGACCAACTACTTCGCGCAGGTTACCGTGTACGCACCACTATCCGTTCCTTAAAGCGTGAAGCCGATGTTCGGGGGATGCTGAACGTTGCCGGGTCCCCGCGTCAGGATGCTCTCTCCTTCGTTGCAGCGGATCTTTCCGGTGACGCTGGATGGACTGATGCCGTAGCCGGCTGCCGCTTCGTCCTCCACGTCGCCTCGCCTTTCCCGGCCAAGGCACCGAAGCACGAAGACGAGCTCATCATTCCTGCGCGCGAGGGTACTCTGCGCATTCTCCGCGCTGCACGCGACGCTGGTGTTGAGAGAGTTGTTCTCACGTCTTCCTTTGTCGCCATTGGTTACGGTCAGAAGCCGCGCACTGCACCCTTCGATGAGCGCGACTGGACCGATCTGAAAGGTTCTGGCCTTACGGCTTACGCCAAGTCGAAGACCATCGCTGAGCATGCGGCCTGGGACTTCATCGCAAGCGAAGGCAACGGCCTTGAACTCTCCGTCATTAACCCCGTCGGCATCTTCGGTCCGGCACTTGGCCCCGACTACGCGACTTCAGTCGAGATCGTGCAGCGTTTTCTCGATGGAGCCGTTCCCGTCTGTCCACGCATCTCGTTTGGCGGCGTAGACGTTCGTGACGTAGCCGACCTCCATATCCGGGCGATGACCAGCCCGGCCGCCAAGGGCGAACGCTTTCTTGCCGTGGCTGGAGATGTCATCAAGCTGATCGACGTGGCCATGATTCTGAAGAAACGCCTTGGCCCCATCGCCCGTCGCGTCCCGACCCGCGAGATGCCAGACTGGCTCGTACGTCTGCTGGCCAGATTCATGCCCGACCTGCGACTCATCGCACCCGAACTCGGTAACGTCCGCAACCTCACGAACGCCAAGGCAAAGCGTATCCTCAACTGGACACCACGCTCCAACGAAGACTGCATTGTGGCAACAGCGGAGAGTCTCCAGCGGCTTGGCCTTCTAAAGGCATAG
- a CDS encoding TetR/AcrR family transcriptional regulator: MSTDSREKILAAAKLVAQAHGYNGLNFRDLAELVGIRAASIYHHFPSKAVLAEAVAKRYWEDHAAALEALLTKASTPVLALRRYPETFRWALENENRMCLSGFMAAEYDDLPEEVRKEVQTFADVNVAWLSKVLSAANVVTGKQIEPRARAIYAAVAGAQLMARSRSDIALFDAVIKSYRTAGLLPE; encoded by the coding sequence GTGAGTACGGACTCAAGAGAGAAAATCCTGGCAGCCGCCAAACTGGTTGCGCAGGCACATGGCTATAACGGACTGAACTTTCGCGACCTCGCAGAGTTGGTCGGCATCCGGGCCGCGAGCATCTATCACCACTTCCCCAGCAAGGCCGTCCTCGCTGAGGCCGTCGCCAAACGCTATTGGGAGGACCACGCGGCCGCCCTGGAGGCTCTCCTTACAAAAGCCTCGACCCCAGTTCTTGCCCTGCGGCGATACCCTGAGACGTTTCGTTGGGCGCTTGAGAATGAGAATCGGATGTGCCTGAGCGGCTTCATGGCCGCCGAATATGACGATCTGCCGGAAGAGGTAAGGAAAGAGGTCCAGACCTTCGCTGACGTCAACGTCGCCTGGCTGAGTAAAGTTCTGTCGGCAGCAAATGTGGTGACCGGCAAGCAGATTGAGCCACGCGCCCGCGCCATCTACGCCGCCGTGGCCGGTGCTCAGCTTATGGCAAGAAGTCGATCCGACATAGCCCTCTTCGACGCCGTAATCAAGAGCTATCGCACAGCAGGCCTTCTGCCGGAGTAA
- a CDS encoding tautomerase family protein — protein sequence MPFARIDLIKGKTAEYRATVADIVYKGIVDVLKAPDGDRFIVINEHSPDNLIYDPKFLGWDRSPDFLLIQVTSTVGNNKESKLAFFRYIADELKSKLSVRPDDVMINMVFVDRSDWSFGNGEPW from the coding sequence ATGCCATTCGCCCGTATCGATCTGATTAAAGGAAAGACCGCTGAGTATCGTGCCACTGTTGCCGACATTGTTTACAAGGGCATCGTCGATGTGCTGAAGGCTCCGGATGGTGACCGCTTCATCGTCATCAACGAGCATTCCCCCGACAATCTGATTTACGATCCGAAGTTTCTCGGATGGGATCGGTCGCCAGATTTTCTCTTGATCCAGGTAACCAGTACTGTCGGGAACAATAAGGAATCCAAGCTTGCGTTCTTCCGGTACATCGCTGACGAGCTTAAGAGCAAGCTCTCCGTCCGCCCGGATGACGTGATGATCAACATGGTCTTCGTCGACCGCTCGGATTGGTCGTTCGGCAACGGAGAACCTTGGTAA
- a CDS encoding M24 family metallopeptidase: protein MTPLLDRRRFLLASAAVAAIPAAALEAQRPTPSSSATPLPPAIAALKSRRGEGQPITLAERQQRFDRARQLMHEHKTGAICITGGTSLVYFTGIRWGQSERLFAFILPATGAPFIVCPVFEEDRVRERLTDVPDGATTKIYTWNEDEDPYALTAKALRESGVATGSLGIEERVQFVFAQRIGEACPALKIVSAIPVVSGCRSIKTAHELALMQIANNITLSVYEAAFKSAQPGMTNRQFVDLINAAYARVGVQGEASCQIGEYSALPHGSVQPQTIKEGEIILIDDGCFVEGYQSDISRSFVLGKATDKQKKVFDIVHKAQAAALAAARPGVQCQAIDAAARKVITDAGFGPDYAHFTHRVGHGIGMDMHEWPYLVRGNTQPLEAGMTFSDEPGLYIKGEFGVRLEDDWYVTPDGGKMFTPQSPSLEDPFAAA from the coding sequence ATGACTCCTCTGCTCGACCGCCGTCGCTTCCTTCTCGCCTCCGCCGCAGTTGCCGCCATCCCCGCCGCCGCCCTTGAAGCCCAGCGCCCCACACCCTCTTCATCGGCCACGCCACTCCCGCCCGCCATCGCCGCCCTCAAAAGCCGTCGCGGCGAAGGCCAGCCCATCACCCTCGCCGAGCGCCAGCAGCGCTTCGACCGCGCCCGCCAGCTCATGCACGAACACAAGACCGGCGCCATCTGCATCACCGGGGGCACCTCGCTCGTCTACTTCACCGGCATCCGCTGGGGTCAGTCCGAGCGCCTCTTCGCCTTCATCCTCCCCGCCACCGGCGCACCGTTCATCGTCTGCCCCGTCTTCGAGGAGGACCGCGTCCGCGAGCGCCTTACCGACGTCCCCGACGGCGCCACCACCAAGATCTACACCTGGAACGAGGATGAAGATCCCTACGCCCTCACCGCCAAAGCCCTCCGCGAGTCCGGCGTCGCGACCGGCTCCCTCGGCATCGAGGAGCGCGTCCAGTTCGTCTTCGCCCAGCGCATCGGCGAGGCCTGCCCCGCGCTCAAAATCGTCAGTGCCATCCCCGTCGTCTCCGGTTGCCGCAGCATCAAGACCGCCCATGAATTGGCCCTCATGCAGATCGCCAACAACATCACCCTCTCGGTCTACGAGGCTGCCTTCAAGTCCGCCCAGCCCGGCATGACCAACCGCCAGTTCGTCGACCTCATCAACGCAGCCTACGCGCGCGTCGGCGTCCAGGGCGAGGCAAGCTGCCAGATCGGCGAATACTCCGCCCTGCCGCACGGTTCAGTCCAACCCCAAACCATCAAAGAAGGAGAGATCATCCTCATCGACGACGGCTGCTTCGTCGAGGGCTACCAGTCCGACATCTCTCGCTCCTTCGTCCTCGGCAAAGCCACTGACAAGCAGAAGAAAGTCTTCGACATCGTCCACAAAGCGCAGGCCGCCGCATTAGCCGCCGCCCGCCCCGGCGTCCAGTGCCAGGCCATCGACGCAGCCGCCCGCAAGGTCATCACCGACGCAGGCTTCGGGCCGGACTACGCCCACTTCACCCACCGCGTCGGCCACGGCATCGGCATGGACATGCACGAGTGGCCCTACCTCGTCCGCGGCAACACCCAACCCCTCGAAGCCGGCATGACCTTCTCCGACGAGCCCGGCCTCTACATCAAGGGCGAGTTCGGCGTCCGTCTCGAAGACGACTGGTACGTCACCCCCGACGGCGGCAAGATGTTCACCCCCCAAAGCCCTTCCCTCGAAGACCCCTTCGCCGCCGCCTAG
- the fbp gene encoding class 1 fructose-bisphosphatase, with amino-acid sequence MITTVQQHIQQQQADITAASGTFSLLLGGITLASKMIEAKIRSAGLSDVLGAFGQTNVQGEAQQKLDVFANEALLHCLGVRDMVAALVSEEDEEPVTFARSSENGKYIVVFDPLDGSSNIDVNVNVGTIFSILKRQPEGDLDASILQPGFKQVAAGYVVYGPSTVLVYTTGNGVHSFTLDPTIGAFVLTTERMQMPQQGPYYSTNEANAAQWPAEYRSYVDLLRGGSEGAYSSRYIGSLVADFHRTLLKGGIFLYPPTAKQPGGKLRLLYEANPLAFIAEQAGGKASSGAGRILDIKPEGIHQRTPFMVGSAREMELLEQVLAR; translated from the coding sequence ATGATCACGACGGTTCAGCAGCATATCCAGCAGCAGCAGGCGGATATTACGGCGGCGAGTGGGACGTTCAGTCTCCTGCTTGGCGGTATTACGCTGGCGAGCAAGATGATCGAAGCGAAGATCCGCTCGGCTGGTCTGAGTGATGTGCTGGGTGCATTTGGGCAGACGAATGTGCAGGGTGAGGCGCAGCAGAAGCTGGATGTCTTCGCCAATGAGGCGCTGCTGCACTGCCTTGGCGTGCGCGATATGGTGGCCGCGCTGGTGAGCGAAGAGGACGAGGAGCCGGTGACGTTTGCCCGCAGCAGCGAGAACGGGAAGTACATCGTCGTGTTTGACCCGCTGGACGGGTCTTCGAATATCGATGTGAATGTGAATGTCGGGACGATCTTCAGCATCCTCAAGCGACAGCCGGAGGGTGACCTGGATGCGTCGATTCTGCAGCCGGGGTTCAAGCAGGTTGCGGCGGGGTATGTGGTCTATGGGCCGTCGACGGTGCTGGTCTATACGACGGGAAATGGTGTGCACAGCTTTACGCTCGATCCGACGATTGGCGCGTTTGTGCTGACGACGGAGCGGATGCAGATGCCGCAGCAGGGGCCGTACTACAGCACCAACGAGGCGAATGCGGCGCAGTGGCCTGCGGAGTATCGGAGCTACGTCGACTTGTTGCGAGGTGGGAGCGAGGGGGCTTACAGCTCGCGGTATATCGGGTCGCTTGTGGCGGATTTTCACCGGACGCTGCTCAAGGGTGGGATCTTCTTATATCCGCCTACGGCAAAGCAGCCGGGGGGTAAGCTGCGGTTGCTGTATGAGGCGAATCCGCTGGCGTTTATCGCGGAGCAGGCGGGTGGGAAGGCGAGCAGCGGGGCGGGGCGGATTCTCGACATCAAGCCGGAGGGGATTCACCAACGGACGCCATTTATGGTGGGCAGCGCGCGGGAGATGGAGCTTCTGGAACAGGTGCTGGCGCGGTGA
- a CDS encoding SpoIIE family protein phosphatase: MLLSLIYTFHGVTATWEQVFHGTTIVQFPANFGLQLNRVVTLSPEAKSAGLTLGSPVVSVNGRSFTGMRVLIEELRNRHPGDQLTVGYLAQDGMPRTALLSLVAADTGNRLTWFHIVTQDLLLRILFPICFLTLGCWVVIAKPRNGNAWLLFGIFAYFPSLFFPPVYWPGIALYINPVWADVISIAGPICIMLFGIYFPERADWDKRAPWIKWLILGPLLLLFPLDLLFSVGFVFSFHAISWLASWIGLITWAETTLIFIAIGTFFASVARKIGLNTNPDARRRLRVLYFGSAVANTPIGLLLLYALVHGSQIDETFPRWLYGGALAVFVLFPLTLAYVVIVQRAMDVRILIRQGTKYFFARNTVLVVSILLATWMSYFINRYFTSPGQHRAADQMRIAALAGVFLGFRFVLSKRLQQRIDRRFFREAYSTEQLLSELSDEARSFTEVGPLIDTISSRIGSTLHIERIAVFLRVGDTFELALATGCARPPGKTLSLTANSATISALARSKSPAIVYRDDPSSWLVDATDEERSALADLSTELLVPLPGRNRLIGVMALGPKSSEEPYSRTDRQLLQTVASQTGLALENAELLENLTVEISQRERISREIEIAREVQQRLFPQVYPHVAGIDLAGHCRPAQAVGGDYYDFFLLPPRVQAQPRLAIAIGDISGKGISAALLMASLRASLRSIAALQAESDSADLTMLMRSVNRLVFDSSTDSRYATFFYAEYDPATRLLTYVNAGHNPPILLRGDVTIALEPTGMVIGLMPDAEYQQVTIQLCVGDTLFAYTDGISEAMTHDEEEWGEKRMMSCAQQFLCRPGKSKPASSLLDCIFRTADMFTGGAPQHDDMTLLVCSIS, encoded by the coding sequence ATGCTCCTTTCACTGATCTACACGTTTCATGGTGTAACTGCTACATGGGAACAGGTTTTTCATGGCACAACGATAGTTCAATTCCCGGCTAACTTCGGGCTTCAACTGAATCGCGTTGTCACCCTCAGCCCTGAAGCAAAATCAGCCGGTCTAACCTTGGGATCGCCCGTGGTCTCGGTCAACGGACGCTCGTTCACCGGGATGCGGGTGCTGATCGAGGAACTTCGCAACAGGCATCCAGGTGACCAGCTTACCGTAGGGTATCTTGCGCAAGACGGAATGCCTCGAACTGCACTACTTTCACTTGTTGCAGCCGACACAGGGAATCGATTGACGTGGTTTCACATCGTGACGCAGGATCTTCTACTGCGCATTCTCTTTCCAATCTGTTTTCTTACACTGGGGTGTTGGGTCGTCATCGCAAAGCCGCGCAACGGCAATGCATGGTTGCTGTTCGGCATCTTCGCTTACTTTCCCTCGTTATTCTTTCCGCCTGTCTATTGGCCGGGAATAGCGCTCTACATCAACCCTGTCTGGGCGGATGTGATCAGCATCGCCGGCCCGATTTGCATCATGCTGTTCGGAATCTATTTTCCAGAAAGAGCGGATTGGGACAAGCGCGCGCCATGGATTAAGTGGCTGATTTTGGGTCCACTTCTTCTGCTGTTTCCACTGGACCTCCTGTTTAGTGTTGGCTTCGTCTTCAGCTTCCATGCAATCTCGTGGCTGGCTTCGTGGATCGGACTCATCACCTGGGCTGAGACCACTCTGATCTTCATTGCCATTGGCACCTTCTTCGCGTCTGTTGCACGCAAAATTGGACTCAATACAAACCCGGATGCAAGGCGACGCTTGCGGGTGCTTTACTTCGGGTCTGCCGTTGCAAACACACCGATCGGACTGCTCCTGCTGTACGCCCTCGTTCACGGTTCGCAGATCGATGAAACCTTTCCACGCTGGCTCTATGGCGGAGCACTTGCAGTATTTGTACTTTTCCCTCTGACTCTTGCCTATGTAGTCATCGTGCAGCGTGCCATGGACGTGCGGATTCTTATTCGCCAGGGTACGAAGTATTTTTTTGCGCGCAACACAGTTCTAGTCGTAAGCATCTTGTTAGCCACATGGATGTCCTATTTCATAAATCGGTACTTCACTTCGCCGGGTCAGCACCGCGCCGCGGACCAGATGCGAATCGCCGCACTTGCAGGGGTCTTCCTGGGCTTTCGCTTCGTACTCTCAAAGCGACTCCAGCAGAGAATCGATCGGCGATTCTTTCGCGAAGCGTATTCCACGGAGCAATTGTTATCGGAACTTTCCGATGAAGCCCGTAGCTTTACCGAGGTAGGACCGCTGATTGACACCATCTCCTCGCGCATCGGCAGCACACTGCATATTGAACGAATCGCAGTGTTCTTACGCGTCGGCGACACGTTTGAACTCGCTCTTGCCACGGGCTGCGCGAGGCCGCCCGGCAAGACACTGTCACTCACTGCGAATTCGGCAACGATTTCGGCGTTGGCTCGTAGTAAGAGCCCTGCCATTGTCTATCGTGATGATCCCTCAAGTTGGCTGGTGGACGCCACAGATGAGGAGCGCTCTGCGCTTGCGGACCTTTCGACGGAGCTACTTGTTCCACTCCCTGGCCGAAACCGTCTCATCGGGGTCATGGCGCTCGGTCCGAAGAGTTCGGAAGAGCCTTACTCGCGGACCGACCGGCAGCTCCTGCAAACTGTAGCGTCGCAGACGGGGCTGGCACTCGAGAATGCTGAGCTTCTCGAAAACCTGACCGTGGAGATCTCACAGCGGGAACGTATCTCTCGCGAAATCGAGATCGCGCGAGAGGTACAGCAGCGTCTCTTTCCTCAGGTCTATCCTCATGTGGCCGGAATCGATCTTGCAGGCCACTGTAGGCCAGCTCAAGCCGTCGGTGGTGACTACTACGACTTCTTCCTGCTGCCCCCGAGAGTCCAAGCGCAACCTCGGCTGGCAATTGCCATCGGCGATATTTCAGGGAAGGGAATCTCGGCGGCGCTGCTGATGGCAAGCCTGCGAGCAAGCTTGCGCAGCATAGCTGCATTGCAGGCGGAGAGCGATTCTGCTGACCTGACCATGCTGATGCGGAGCGTCAACCGACTTGTCTTTGATTCTTCCACCGATAGCCGCTACGCAACCTTCTTCTACGCAGAGTATGACCCCGCGACCCGCTTGCTGACGTATGTGAATGCAGGGCATAATCCGCCGATCCTCTTGCGAGGAGATGTCACGATAGCTCTCGAGCCGACTGGCATGGTCATTGGTTTGATGCCCGATGCAGAGTACCAGCAAGTTACGATTCAACTCTGCGTCGGGGATACTTTGTTTGCGTACACTGATGGCATTTCAGAAGCAATGACCCATGACGAAGAGGAATGGGGCGAGAAGCGGATGATGTCCTGCGCTCAGCAATTTCTTTGCAGGCCAGGCAAATCAAAACCTGCGTCCTCGCTGCTCGACTGCATCTTCAGGACCGCAGATATGTTCACAGGCGGCGCACCACAACACGACGATATGACGCTGCTCGTCTGCTCGATTTCGTAG
- a CDS encoding zinc-dependent alcohol dehydrogenase family protein: protein MKTYVVESPNSAFREVKVPTPQPSSGQVLVKILASGVNPLDIKIRAGEGGHARQPLPAVLGLDMAGVVAEVGDAVTGFQPGDEVFGMVGGVGGLQGTLAEFVVADAMSLALKPKTLTMQQSAAMPLVTITAWEGLIDRANVHAGQNVLIHAGAGGVGYAAVQIALARGAKVFTTVSDDKRSIIEALGAIAIDRNASVNDYVAEHTSGEGFDIVYDTLGGPVLDASFLAVKRYTGHVVSCLGWGTHALAPLSFRAATYSGVFTLLPLLSGSGRANHGHILQQSAKFAEQGQLKPLLAEQRFGKDIAAAYDAVGRGSKGKVVLEL, encoded by the coding sequence ATGAAGACATATGTTGTAGAGAGCCCGAACAGCGCCTTTCGCGAAGTAAAGGTCCCAACGCCGCAGCCGTCTAGCGGTCAGGTGCTGGTGAAGATTCTCGCAAGCGGCGTCAACCCGCTCGATATAAAGATTCGCGCCGGCGAAGGCGGCCATGCCAGGCAGCCACTTCCAGCCGTGCTCGGTCTCGATATGGCTGGCGTGGTGGCCGAAGTCGGTGACGCCGTTACTGGTTTTCAGCCCGGCGACGAAGTCTTCGGCATGGTTGGTGGTGTTGGAGGTTTGCAAGGAACACTCGCGGAGTTCGTCGTCGCTGATGCCATGTCGCTTGCTCTTAAACCGAAAACACTCACTATGCAGCAATCGGCGGCCATGCCGCTTGTCACCATCACCGCATGGGAAGGTCTTATCGATCGCGCGAACGTTCACGCCGGGCAAAACGTTCTCATCCATGCTGGCGCAGGTGGCGTAGGCTACGCCGCAGTGCAGATCGCTCTTGCGCGAGGAGCAAAAGTATTTACCACTGTGTCCGACGACAAACGTTCCATTATTGAAGCGCTCGGTGCAATCGCAATCGACAGAAATGCATCGGTAAACGACTATGTTGCTGAGCACACGAGTGGCGAAGGTTTCGACATCGTATATGACACGCTCGGTGGTCCGGTGCTCGATGCATCATTCCTCGCAGTCAAACGTTACACCGGCCACGTCGTCAGTTGTCTCGGCTGGGGAACGCATGCGCTCGCACCACTGTCGTTTCGCGCAGCAACATACTCTGGCGTATTCACGCTGCTGCCGCTCTTATCAGGCTCCGGTCGCGCTAATCACGGACACATTCTCCAACAATCAGCTAAGTTCGCAGAGCAGGGTCAACTCAAGCCGCTGCTGGCCGAACAGCGGTTCGGAAAAGATATAGCTGCTGCTTACGACGCAGTTGGCAGAGGCAGCAAAGGAAAGGTGGTTCTTGAGCTCTAA
- a CDS encoding haloacid dehalogenase type II: protein MGPRTATNRRQFLSIAAMVATSAIAPGFLRAQNRSAIKAVAFDAFAIFDSRSVFQLAEQLFPGRGSELSNNWRTRQFEYTWLRNSMHRYVNFWQVTQDSLNYASKQTKVSMDYEQNKQLMSAFLQLKPWPDVADAIVMLQKRGLRLALLSNMTVSMMQSCVRGSSLEKVFEFQLSTDRVQAFKPEPNTYNMAIQAFHLQKHQIAFVAFGGWDAAGAKAFGYPTYWVNRLDTPPEQLGAVADSTGHDLLPLPDFIDSL, encoded by the coding sequence ATGGGCCCACGAACGGCGACAAACAGGCGTCAGTTCCTCAGCATTGCAGCAATGGTGGCGACCTCAGCAATCGCGCCTGGCTTCCTGCGGGCGCAGAACCGTTCGGCAATCAAGGCAGTCGCATTCGATGCATTCGCAATCTTCGATTCCCGTTCTGTATTCCAGCTCGCAGAGCAACTCTTCCCAGGCCGCGGGTCGGAGCTAAGCAACAATTGGCGCACACGACAATTTGAATACACGTGGCTGCGCAACTCCATGCATCGGTATGTGAACTTTTGGCAAGTCACGCAGGACTCGCTCAACTATGCGTCGAAACAAACTAAGGTAAGTATGGATTACGAACAGAACAAGCAACTGATGTCTGCTTTCCTGCAATTGAAGCCATGGCCCGACGTGGCTGATGCGATCGTAATGCTTCAGAAGCGCGGCCTTCGTCTGGCGCTCCTTTCGAATATGACGGTTTCAATGATGCAATCCTGCGTCAGAGGTTCCAGTCTCGAAAAGGTGTTTGAGTTTCAACTCAGCACCGATCGGGTACAGGCATTTAAGCCTGAGCCCAACACATACAATATGGCCATACAGGCCTTTCACTTGCAGAAGCATCAGATTGCTTTCGTCGCGTTCGGCGGCTGGGACGCTGCAGGCGCAAAAGCGTTCGGCTATCCGACGTACTGGGTCAACAGACTCGATACGCCACCCGAACAACTCGGCGCTGTAGCCGATTCGACCGGTCATGATCTATTGCCTCTGCCGGACTTCATCGATTCTTTATAA
- a CDS encoding FAD-dependent oxidoreductase, giving the protein MTPTVTGSNVTPEEYDLVVIGSGEGSKFLAWTLARQGQRVAMVERKWIGGSCPNIACLPSKNIIHSAKVASYFARAAEFGIASKGYTIDMAAVTGRKRKMVKELVDIHVRVYETTGVELILGQGYFIGPQLLQVDLPDGTRRQLHGKKVVIGTGTRASVEDIPGLATANPLTHVEALELDTLPQHLLILGGGYIGLEFAQAMRRLGSKVSILERNANLLHREDPDVSAGLETLFREEGVDLVLNATVEGVSGVSGQSVTITYKQDGQTKAIEATHILVATGRTPNTDGIGLELAGVELTASGHIKVNEKLETTAPGVWANGEVAGSPQFTHIAFDDFRILRDNFAGGNRVTTGRQVPFALFTDPEVAHIGLSETEAKKKNIAYRLFKIPMAADLRTRTLSETRGFMKALVAEDDGILGFTVFGVDGGEIMSAVQIAMIGHLPYTALRDAILTHPTLMEGLIVLFSSMPTTVAAK; this is encoded by the coding sequence ATGACACCTACAGTCACAGGATCGAACGTCACTCCGGAAGAGTACGACCTCGTGGTCATCGGCAGCGGCGAAGGATCGAAGTTCCTCGCCTGGACACTTGCCAGGCAGGGTCAACGCGTGGCCATGGTCGAACGCAAGTGGATTGGCGGTTCCTGCCCCAACATCGCCTGTCTTCCCAGCAAGAACATTATCCATAGCGCCAAGGTTGCGTCGTACTTCGCGCGAGCCGCCGAATTCGGCATTGCAAGCAAGGGCTACACCATCGACATGGCAGCCGTTACAGGTCGCAAGCGCAAAATGGTCAAAGAACTCGTCGACATTCACGTTCGCGTTTACGAAACTACCGGTGTCGAGCTGATTCTTGGCCAAGGCTACTTCATCGGCCCACAACTGCTGCAGGTAGACTTGCCGGACGGTACCAGGCGTCAGTTGCACGGCAAGAAGGTCGTCATTGGTACTGGCACGCGAGCATCCGTAGAAGATATTCCCGGCCTTGCTACAGCCAACCCTCTCACGCACGTTGAAGCACTCGAGCTCGATACGCTCCCTCAGCATCTGCTTATTTTGGGCGGCGGGTACATCGGCCTTGAATTCGCACAGGCCATGCGCCGCCTTGGTAGTAAAGTCTCCATACTCGAACGAAACGCAAACCTGCTGCATCGTGAAGACCCGGACGTCAGTGCCGGACTTGAAACGCTCTTTCGTGAGGAAGGCGTCGATCTTGTGCTCAATGCGACCGTTGAAGGCGTCTCTGGTGTATCGGGTCAATCCGTCACCATCACGTACAAGCAGGACGGACAAACAAAAGCCATCGAAGCAACCCACATTCTCGTCGCTACAGGGCGTACTCCGAATACCGATGGCATTGGCTTGGAGCTTGCAGGAGTCGAACTCACTGCCAGCGGGCACATCAAGGTAAACGAGAAGCTTGAAACCACAGCTCCGGGAGTATGGGCGAATGGCGAAGTCGCCGGCAGCCCGCAGTTCACCCACATTGCCTTTGACGACTTCCGCATTCTCCGCGATAACTTTGCCGGTGGTAACCGCGTCACCACCGGCAGACAGGTTCCCTTCGCCTTGTTCACCGATCCAGAAGTGGCGCACATCGGACTGAGTGAGACAGAAGCAAAGAAAAAGAACATCGCCTATCGCCTGTTCAAAATCCCGATGGCCGCAGATCTTCGCACACGCACCCTGTCGGAAACCCGCGGATTCATGAAGGCTCTGGTAGCCGAGGACGACGGCATACTCGGCTTTACCGTCTTTGGAGTTGATGGAGGCGAGATCATGTCTGCCGTTCAGATCGCAATGATCGGCCACCTGCCATACACGGCCTTGCGCGATGCCATTCTCACGCACCCCACATTGATGGAAGGCCTGATCGTCTTGTTTTCTTCTATGCCGACGACCGTTGCTGCCAAATAG